One stretch of Nymphaea colorata isolate Beijing-Zhang1983 unplaced genomic scaffold, ASM883128v2 scaffold0112, whole genome shotgun sequence DNA includes these proteins:
- the LOC116268100 gene encoding uncharacterized protein LOC116268100, whose amino-acid sequence MDMFGSEMDERFKQSMQHNSYASYYMDDLVESKQSKFAAKKHYLEESDVNSQTPTNPRCTPYPTQDAAFSSVICWSDKNTVIEILDPLAMEQSILPVHFRQTKYESFVRQLNLYGFRKLKSHSSSKFTHPMLKQGSK is encoded by the exons ATGGACATGTTCGGCTCCGAGATGGACGAGCGGTTCAAGCAGTCGATGCAGCACAACTCCTACGCCTCCTACTACATGGACGACCTGGTGGAGAGCAAGCAGTCCAAGTTCGCAGCCAAGAAGCACTACCTGGAGGAGTCAGACGTGAATAG CCAAACTCCAACAAATCCTCGATGTACTCCTTATCCTACCCAGGACGCCGCCTTCAGCTCGGTCATCTGCTGGTCTGACAAAAATACAGTCATTGAGATCCTGGACCCCCTGGCAATGGAACAATCAATTTTGCCCGTCCATTTCAGACAGACCAAGTACGAGAGCTTCGTGCGCCAACTCAACCTCTACGGCTTCAGGAAACTGAAATCCCATTCAAGCAGCAAATTCACGCACCCCATGCTCAAGCAGGGATCCAAGTAA